TTAAGTGGATCAAAGAGTTTTTTCACCTCAACAAACACGTCGTAGAGCCGCTCACCATAAAGGCGCTTCAGATACGGTGCTCGCAAGCGACCGTCGTTATGCTCACCGCAGGTACTACCACCGAGGTCAATCACCATGCGATAGAAATCATTCATCAGCTCAAAGAGTTTCTTTCGATCAGTTGCCGCTGAAAGGTTCATAAATGGTTGCAGATGGAAATTCGCATTGCCTGCATGCCCCCAGACTGCGATATCCAGATTGTACTTTTCAAAGAGCGCGTAAACGCGTTCGATGAAAACTGGCATATTCTCAAGTGGTACAACGCCATCCTCGATCACTGGAAGAGCCTTTTTATTCCCGCGAAACTTCCAGATAATTGCCGCGGCACCACGGCGAATCTTCCAGAGTTTTGTCTGCTCAGCTGGATCGGTAGCCACACGCATGTCATAAGCTGTGTGTTCAAAGGCCTTGATCGTTTTCTTAGTCCTCGCGACCTGATCGCGCTCCTTGATGTCGTCAAACTGCACCAGCAAAACAATTCCGGGCATTTGCTCAGGGATTACTCCCTTGATCTGCTGAGGGTCGTGCTCCTTAAGAAACTCTAGCAAATGACGATCCACGACTTCTAGCGCAGATGGCTGCAGCGACATAATCATCTCGACAGCATGAGCAGCCTTCTCCATTGACTCAAAGTACCCAACTATCAAGTGATTCCTGGGTGACCACGGGATGTGCCGCAACGTCACTTCTGTCACAATTCCAAGTGTACCCTGACTGCCAACAATCAGCTGGCCGAGATCGAAGCTGCCATCACTTCCCTTCACATGCCAGAGATCATAACCAGCTGAGTTTTTGGTGACGTTTGGAAACGCGTCGGCAATGTCATCCCAATTTTCTTCGATTAGATAATCAACATTTCGATAAATATGCCCCTCGAAGTCAGTTTGCTTCTGCTTCTCGGCGAGTTCTTTCGCACTCAGCCTGCGAGTCCGTATCACCTCACCATTCGAAAGGACAACGCGCAATGACTCGACATAGTCGCGTGTCATGCCATATTTCACCGTCTTTTCACCAGCTGCATTGTTAGCCACAGCTCCGCCGATTGTTGCAAAATCGATACTCGCCGGATACGGAGGCAAAAACCGCCCGTGGCTATGCAGCAAGTGCTGCAAATCTTTATAAATCATCCCTGGCTGCACTGTGACGGTATTTTTGTCATAGCTTAAGTAGTGATTCATGTGTGCCGGAAAAGCCATCATAATACCAGTACCAAGCGCCCCACCACCCTGGTCGGTACCTTTTCCACGGGCCGTGATTGGGTGCATCTCGCCATCGACTGCACGTTCCGCGACCAAACGCACGAGCTCGGCTACATCAGCCTCATTTTGTGGATAAAAAACCGCCTCTGGCATGGCCGTAAAGACGCTTCCATCCGTAGCAAAAAACTCACGAGTTGCTTTATTTGTACTTATCTCACCGGTAACTGAGTGGCGCAGTTCTTCATAAAATGTTTGTTTGTTCTTCATAGATAGCATAAGCATAACAGTTTTTGGACTCCCCGACCAGGCAGAAGCCCCTTACTCAAAGCAACGTAAGCTTTTTGCTTTTGTGATCTGCTTTGCCTATGATAGAACTATGCGAAAACAGGCGCCAAAACTTCAATCTCGTACCGCAAGGAGTCGACTTGCTCAACCAAAAAGATTTAAGCAGCCTGTTCTCTATACCGTCCTGGCGCTGTGCATCATCGCCGGAGCACTGCTCATTTATGCCTCTTTTGCTGGGTCCATCCCAGTAGTAGGCTCAAATCCAGATTTCTGGCGACCACGTATCGCTGGTTGTGAGGCAGGATCGGGACCTACCAGCACACCAAACTACAAGGCTAACAATGGCGCAGGTCATTATGGAGCCTACCAATATGACGTTCGCACCTGGCGAGGCGCGGTCGGGCCAGAACTAGCAGCCCAGTACCCTCTTCCAAGCGACGCCCCACCCGAAGTCCAAGATCAGGCATTTTATAATACTTTCGCACGTCGTGGCAGTCAGCCCTGGAATGCCAGCTATTACTGCTGGGCGACGCCCGAGCTCAAGGGCACATCCCGACTCCCCGTACTTGGCCCGATTGGCAGCCTTCTGCCAGCTGCAACTCCAACACCTACGCCCGCACCAAATGCCTACAACATCAAAGTGCAAGGCCGAGTCTACATCGATGACAAACTCACGCCAAACGTGACGCTCAATACCTGTGTCGATGGGGTTACTACCAAGACAGATGCTGGCGGCATCTTCCGATTTGAGCTTCCTGCCGGCAAGAACTATTGTGTGCGCGTAATCGACGGACTGCCAACTGGCGCAAAGATAGTAAAAACGAATAATAACCCTGAGCGAGCCAGCGAGGCAACCTACGAGCACCAGCTATCTGACAAGAATTACTACCGTAATCTCTGGCAATTCTTTACGCCATACTACACCTGGGATCGGGCCAGCGATGAAGGTTTTGACTTTTACTATTCGGTAAAATAAACACTGACTCTGCTAAACTATAGCGATGCCAATCATTATCGCTGAGGTCAAAACTCAGTCACCTTTCGGATTTTGCGCCAAGCAAAGTTGGGACGAGCTTTTTGTATTCGCAAACACTTACGGTGATTGGCTTTCGATCCATACCGATCCCCGCTGGGGCGGCTCGCTTGAGCTTATTCGCAAAGCACGATCACTGACAGGTAAGCCAATTCTCACCAAAGGCATCCATGCTACCGATAGCGACATAGTGAATGCACTTGCTACAGGGGCCGACTATGTATTAGTGGTATGCAGATTACCAAAAATACACCTAGAGAAATGCCTCATCTAACCAAATTCGATCACTGAGCTTAAGACTCTTCCACAAGACACAAAGGCCGTTTGGAACGCCCATGATTTGAATAGCAGCTTAGCCAAAACAGAAACATTTAAACAGGCACGAGAGGCCTTTGATGGCTGGCTGTGTCGGGCAAGTTTTATTAAAGCCACCGATGATATCATGCCCGCACAGAGGCTGTACTCATAGGCGAGCACTTTATTGATTGCATACATTCAATAAAGATGAAGCAGGTACTTGGTGCGGATGAGAGGAGCGTTCGCTTGCGCTCACATTTCGCATCGTGCTCGAAGAAAACATAAGTAAACTTAGTTTTTCTTCTGTGCGCGAGCTCCACGAACCTTAGGTTTCGAGTCTGCTCATACCAACTTCAAACGCCCCTTACGGGGCGCCTGAAGTTGGTGCGGATGAGAGGACTCGAACCTCCACGGGGTTGCCCCCACTGGCACCTGAAGCCAGCGTGTATACCAATTTCACCACATCCGCAAAAGAAACTTTATTTTTTTGACTTAATAGGTGCCTGTTCGGTCGATAATGCCCACTGTGTCACTCCACGCAACCGATCAGACGGGGAGCTAAGATTGCCACGTGTCACTCCCGACAAATCAACGGTATGAGCATACAGGTAATATGGTGAGTATAGCAAGAGCGCCGGTGTATCATTAGCCCATAATTTTGTCCACTCAGCATACTTCTGATCTCTGTAGGCTGGGTCTTTTGCAATACGAGCTTGCTCGAGAAGTGTGTCGGCTTGCGCGTTCTTATATACCGACAGATTTAATCCTGGGTCGGCAGCCTGTGACGAATGCCAAAAGCTATATACATCACTGTCACCACTCAAGTCCTGCCCATAGAGCAGTATGTCATATTGACGAGGGCGAATGTACTCTTGCTGCAAAGTGTATGTATCAACGAGAATAACATCGACCGGCACACCTACATTGCGCCACTTCTCACTCAGGGCATTGGCTACGGCTGGGTATTGGCCGGCATTTGCCGTCACGAGCTTTAAGCGCTGAGAGAATTTATTCGTCAGTGCTGCGCGAGCATCGTCTGGCGAATAAGCAAGTCGAGGAGCTTGGTTTGTAAAGCCCGGATATCCAACTGGGATCGGATAATGTACAGCATTGCCCTGACCCTTGAGTATATCATGCACGATTTGATTGCGATCAATCGCTCGCCCCAAAGCCTGACGTGTGCCGGTCTCACTCAGGCCCTGACGAGAGGCATTGAAATACACCCCGACATAGGCCGGCAAACGGTACGTATCAACCTTCAGCTCTGCAAACTTCTCGATATCATCAATGCGATCAGCACCAACATTTGCTATGCCGTCGAGTTGCTGTTTTGCGTACGCGTCGATAGCACTTTGTACATCGTCAAATTGCCGAAATTCAATGCGGTCTAATAGTGGCTCACCAGCAAAATACTCTGGGTTTTGCCTTAGTGCCACGACATCAGAATTCGCTTCGAGCTCCTCGAGAATAAAGGGTCCCGTGCCGTTTGGCCGACGATTGAAGTCGTCCAGACGAAGCTGTGACTGCTTGACTCCGCGCAAACTATGCTCAGGAAGAATCCCGACCTGGGACAAGGCACTAAAGAAGTCGCTATAGCTGGCTGGCAACTGAAATTGCACGGTGTGTTCGTCAATAGCGTTTATAACTACCTTATCCCAACTTGCCGCCAAGACCGAGCGGGCATCTGGGGACTGTACAGTACGAAACGTAAAATCCACATCCTCTGCCGAGAATCGCTCACCATCATGCCAGCGCACATCACGACGCAAGACAAATGTATACGTACGTTTGTCGGCGGATACTGTCCATGACTCCGCAAGATCCGGTGTCACTACACCTGATGGTGCACGTCGTATCAATCTGGAGTACACAAGCTCAGCAACATCGGCGGTAGCTGAGTTATCAATATACAAAGGATTTACCTGGCGTACACGACCAATAATTGCCTCTCGATACACACCACCCGCCTTCGGGACATCATGTAACCACAATCGATCTAGGCCGCGATACTGAATCCACACGCCACCCAGGCAAATCACAATGACTGCCATCCAGGCTGCAAACTGCCAACGCATCAGGCCTAGCTTTCGCCATGCCCCATAGATATGACGATTCACATAATTTCGTAACCATGTGCGACTAACCTTCAGTCGTTTTGATAACGCACGACGGAAATGATGCCAGCGAAATGAAAAGTAATTTGGCTTCATAGATAAGGCTCTTGCGAGATGCTAGGCAAGCAAGAGACGAGTTATCAAACTCCCAGCGAATATTAATCCCAACACAATCGTCACCGTAAAGAGCGATCGCTCAATACCCCGCTTCGAACGATACGAGTTACTCGATCCGCCATACGCCTGGCCGAGACCACTCCCCTGATTCTGTAGGAGCACTACCAAGATAAGTAGGCACGAGCTCACAACAATAATGACATTGATAACACCTAACATACGCTACGTCGTCTCCTCCCGCTGGAAGAGTGATGAAAACAAGTAGTTTACCAACCAAACAATGATAACGGCACCAACTGCACTCGAGAGCTTAGTAACTTGAAAGCGTGGGTAGAAAAAACTCGTCACATACAGCATCGCAGCATTCACGAACAACATAAAGATCCCCATCGTCAGGACGATTGCCGGCAAGCTAAGTAGCACGACAAGTGGACGTACTAGTGCATTGACGATACCAAATACGAGCGCGGCAATAATCAGTACGCCAATCTTGTCACCGTACCCTATTCCAGAGAATAGCTGCGCCGAAACCCACAAACCAACGAAATTTACTAGCCAAGCAAAGAGAATTCGCTTCAACATAACAGGAGTTATTATAGCAATTAGCGAGTTTTTTTTCTAGTTTTCGCGGTATCCCCACCTACAAGCCGCGCTAGCGTAAACACACTCTTGCCAGATACTCGCATGCGCTTTTTAGCACTGCGCTTCCGGTCTCGCGCGAATGCCCGCGTAAGAGTACGTCCCAGTTGTGATTTTTTTGTATGTGCCATCAGAATTCCTCTAAATATGTTGTTTGATAATTTTTGCCTTACTCGGTCCGACGACCTCAGCAATCGCATCTTCATCAGCATTGGATAGGGCGCGTGTGCTCCCGAAATGGCGTATCAACCTCTTCCGTGTGGCTGGACCAACCCCTGGAACTGTGTCTAGTACACTTGTCTTGGTACGTGAATCACGCACAGAGGTATGATAGCTCACCGCAAATCGATGCGCTTCATCGCGTATCCGCTGTAGTAGCTGCAATGTTTTACTGGTATGCGGCAGCGATATGATGCGAAACCCACCATCAATCCGCTCTTCCTGACGAGCTCGGGCGGCTTGCTTCTGTATAGGCATATCTACCACTCGTTGCACAATTTCTTCGTGTCGCTTAGCCAGCCCTATGGCCGGAATGCGCACGCCGAGCTCATCGAGCACTTCGGTCGCGGCCGCTAACTGGCCCTTGCCGCCATCGATAATTATGAGATCCGGCATCGCCCAATCAGTGTGTCGACCAGAAAATCGCCGACGCATGGTTTCTGCCATCATCGCGAAATCATTCGGTCCCCTCGAGCGCATCTTAAATTTCCGGTATTCACTCTGATGCGGTGTCCCATTTGTAAATACCACCATACTCGATACCGCATCCCCACCCTGAAAGTTAGAGATATCATAGCACTCGAGTCGCTTCGGCAATCGTTGCAAGCCAATGCGCTCAGCTAAGCCGGTGAGCGCCTGGTCCGTTGTAATGTCAAAGGTTTCTTGCGCCCCAAATATCATTTTCTTAGAAAGTGCACGTAGCGCAAGATATTGATCTCGCAGGTGTGCGGCCTGCTCATACTGTTGTGCCTTCGACGCCTTCTCCATTGCTCGCTCGAGCTCGAGGATCAATTTCTGACTGCGACCTTCCAGCACCATAACAAGGCGTCGGATATTCGTGCGATACTCACGTTTTGATATGTTTGGAGCTGGCGCAACCCCTATCTGATACTCAAGAGCTGACCGTGCTACTAAGCGTGAGTTCGAAAAATACGGAAAAATCCGACGCAAGTACCGCAACGCTTCTCGTACCATTACTGTAGAGATAAATGGTCCGAAATATCGTGCACCATCATCGCTGGGTCGGCGCTGTATCGACACCTTTGGGAAATCATCCTGCATGCTGACGCGCACATAACTAAAATTCTTATCATCTTTGTCGCGCACATTATACAGTGGTTTATAACGCTTAATGAGCTCGGCTTCGAGGAATAGCGCCTCTACCTCACTCCCTGTCACAATCCAGTCAATACTGGCGATATTACTCACCAAGATTGGCGTCTTTATGTCGGCATGTTTTTTCGTAAAGTACGAACGCACTCGTCGCTTGAGCTGTGAAGCTTTACCGACATAAATTATCACCCCAGCAATATCCCTATACAAATACACGCCGGGGTCCGATGGGAGCTCAGCGAGGCGTGCTTTGAGATGTAGTGGCGCTGTCATACATGCATTATACGGGAAATCTACTTGATTTTTGAATCTATTTGTTGTAGTATTCAGCATCATTCACCTCGGTGTGACCGTTAAAAATCGAGTCACGCCACGATCTGAGAAGAAAGGAGGTGAAATGAGCACCTCACCGGAAGTCGCTGCCTTCATCATGCAGCTCAAGGAGCCCATTCCCGACGCCCTCGTGGCGTATCTGTCCAGGTGTCGAGAAGTGGCCGCCATCGAGGATCGGGGCACCACCCCCAATCCATCGCTAGTCCACGAACTGCGACGCGCAGCCGACATCCTGAAGACGAGTCACGGCTACACGCCAGAGACACTCGAACTGCTCGCCGACAACTACGACGAGATCCACGACGCAATTCTGGCCGAATTCATGCCGCCCTCGAATCCACCGAGTTCCAAGGCAAGCATGGAGGCAGCCTGACATGGCTTCAGAACCACAAACAAAGCCTCTTGATTAGTGCGCTGATGCGGCAAACCAAGAGGCTTTCATACGTTTATTGACTCGTGAAGCACCACCCAACCATACACCGCACACGAACTTTGACCGCCGCAGGTATCCCCATAATTGCCGTGTCTTTCTCCGGTACAACCGCCAAAGTATAGCGCTCATCATGCCAAATAGCTGGCAGGCCTAGGTGCCCAAAGCCACCAAAGCTCACTTCCCGTTGCTCTCCCGAAACGATTGCTAACTTTTGTTCTTTCATATGCTTACTCTCATCGCGCCCATAGATCACGAAACGCTTCGCTCCTCCTGGTGCCTGCCAACGCAACCGCATCAACCATCCACCTTTGAGTAAATCAAAAGTCGTCTGTACTGTCGGATTAGCAACCGCACCAGCTGGTAGCCCCTGTACATCCTGCTGTGAGGTGGCCGCGAAGCTGTCTTGCGTAAAGATATTTGCGCTACAGGTTGACTGAGCAAGTATTTGCTTCTGATACTGCTCGAGTATCGGCCGAGCCGTTGCTGGATCGTAGCCAAAGGCTCGAATTTGATCATCACTGATCTGACTAGCATCTATTTGGGCTAATGAAACTCCAACCCTTTGCTGTAGTGCTTGCATCTCGGGCGTAAGCTTGATATCTGGGCACCCAGGGACCGCGAGCGAAGTAGACTGTTGAGTGTACTGCCACTGTGCAACGTACCGGCGTACAGTTGCCGGATCGTAGCCAAAAGCTCGAATTTGATCATCACTTATCTTCGACCAATCCACCTGCGACAACGGCATGCCAAGCAGCCTTTCTATCTCATCAATTGGTATTGGCGCTTGCGCAATCGTACCAGTATTTGGACCGACACCCCCGCCAGGCACAACGCCCGGCTGAACCGCGACTGGCACGGGCTGCATAGCCGGAAAATCAACGGTCGCTATCTCCCAACGTGATCCCGGGATTGCCGTACGGGCTAGCTCGGATGCACTACCATCACGCCCAATCGCATAGACAAACCGCTGACTCGCTCCGTTCGCGCCGGATACGACACCATCAATGTACATCCTGGTAGCAGCAGCGTTAAACCTCAACTGATATAGCGTTGTCTGAAGAGGTATATAGCCAGCCCCTCCTGATTGTTCGAACTGCTTTTTCGTTACGTTGTATACATAGATACGATTCGGATTTGCTACGCACTGAGCGCCGCTCGGGCATCCAGTGGTAACAAGCATGAATTCCTTCCCTGGAGCTGATCGTATACCAACCGGCTGGGCACCGATCTCAAGCTGTGTCGCTTGACCGCTAACATTCATACTCAATAATTGCCAGCGTCCTCCAGCCACACCCACCGTGAAGAATGTATCGCCAATTTGCTCAATCTGTTGAGCCTCGGGGGCACTAGGTACCACCGAGAAATCCATACCCGAGAACTGGCCGATGTCTTGCTGTGACAAGCTCGATACATCTAACGCTAGTACAGTCCCGCGCGCATTCAAGACAACGAACGCACTAGCCCGTCCGATCCCCCAACGAGTGACTCTATAATCGTTGGTGAATGTCTTTTGTGACAGCACCCGACCTGATGATGCCTCAACACTCTGCAGTCGCGATCCATCGGCAGAAATCACTAGTAAGCGGTTAATTTCTGGCGCAGCATAGAGCCGTGCGCCACTACCGACCCCTTGCATAAATCCTCGAAACTTACCTGTTGCAGCATCAAAGCTAGCCAAAGACTGGCCATCAGCCAGATTTCCTCCTGCACAGGCGCGCACCGACGCATACACTACCTTATTAGCACCAAAAACCGCCATGTCATCTAGATACGCGCGGGGCTGAGAGCTAGCACACCCTGCTAGTGTCGGCATGGTTACAGATATTTGGGCTACGATTGCATTACTAGCCGGGTCAATCACCTGCACACCATTACGAAAGCCGCCATGCACATCAGCAACTACGATGATCGCATCAGTAAACTGCTGAGCGCGCAATGCAAAAATACCTATCGTACCGATAACTGTTAGTGACAAAATGACAATTAGTGGCCAGTGCGCACTAGCTTTTTTTATACGTTTTATCACTACGGGAGCCACTCTTGCCTTATGAGTACTAAATGAGCGCATCATATTCTCACAATTTTAAGGCATCGACGATAATATTTCTCAAGGTTACTAGACCTAATGTCTATGCTTAGAATTTCCACCAAGGCGTGGGCGTTGGCGTTGTTTTTTTCGTCGTTACAGTTAAGGGCGTGATGTACCCACTATCTGACACAAGCCGATTAAGATCTTTTGCTTTGTAGCTGAATTTATATGTTACACCAGGCTGGAGTCCAGAAATTGTGTAACTAGTACCCTTGGGTAGTCCTGCATCGCCTGTAGTTGTATTCAAATATGTCCAGCTACGATCAGGAGATTTTGATGGATTGCTGGCAGTTGTCCAATTCAAGCTATACCTTATATCAGAACCTGTTTTACCCCCCGTTGCTACCGGCCAATTCAATGTAACGCTCGTCGTAGAGGCTGTATAGCTAGTAAAGTTACCCACGGAAAGTGATGTTGGGCTCACGGTTGGCGCAGAAGTGCTTGTTGGCGCAGAAGTGCTTGTTGGCGCAGAAGTGCTTGTTGGCGCAGAAGTGCTTGTTGGCGCAGAAGTGCTTGTTGGCGCTACGGTAGGCAAATTGGTCGATCCGTCAGCCGGGACCCAGACTCTAATCTGATCGATTAAAAAGTTGATAGGCTTCCATGGTTTTGCGTTATCCGGAGCCTCGTGCCAATCATCCTCTGGTTCGGTAATCTCAGTCTCCATTCTAAGCTCCCATATATCCGTCATAATCGCCCTAAAATGTGATTCTGAAATACCGCTAAAGTCTGACGCTGTATCTAACACCCCACCATCTCCCCCATTGGTACGTCGAACCTCCTGACCATCGAAGATATACCTTATACCTGCAGGACTCCATTCAACGACATACATGTGGTTCTTATTATCAAGCCCAAGATCTTTCCGTGTATTCAGAAAATGTTGAGATTTAACTGCGTTAGAACCCATTATCGAGGTACCAGTATACTCCCACGGCTTATCACCATACCATTCTAAAATGTCAATCTCACCATAGTTAGCCTGTCCCCAACTCGCTTGCTTATTTCGCAACCAGAGTGCAGACCAAACGCCTAGCTGCGTTGAAGGCACCTGTGCAGATATCTCAATCCTGCCAGCTTTCCAGGTATTTTTAGAAACCACTTTTCCAGATGTATACACTGTTTGCTTGCCGGCTGGACAAACTGCGCCGTCCCACTGTGCATTTGAAGTTATCGGATCTTCGCCTTGAGTAAGGCAGTGACGAGCTGATCGCAAGTCTAGTTTGCCATCATGAACTGAAACGTTGAATGCCTTGTATATTCCTTGGTGATGATCATCGTGGCTCGTACCACTTTTCGTAGTAATTGACCAGGCATTAGTATTTAAAGCTGTGCCGTTAAAATCTTCTTGGTATGCTAAGCTCCACCCATTCGATACGACAGCGGCTCGTGAGTAAATGACATATACTATCCCAATGATAGCTAAAGCAGCACCGACGAACACATATGATAATGGATTAAATCTCTGGAATGGGGTTATTTTTGATAACTTAACTATTTTTTTACGTGCCGTACTTGTTGTATTCTTTCTTTTTTTGCTTACCATATAAATCCTCTACGATGTAATATTGATAGTTACTAATGTTCAAACAAATCATCGTATAAAATACTTATGCTGTCAACCACAGCCGTATGACTACTGCCTGGATGTAAAATTAAACCTTTTTTAGTAAACGCTGAAGATATTTGCCCGTATAACTCGTCTCGATCAATGCAACCTGTTCGGGTGTCCCTTCGCCCACAATCGTGCCGCCACCAGCACCTCCTTCTGGCCCCAGATCAATGAGCCAGTCTGCCGACTTGATAATATCAAGGTTATGTTCGATAATCAGCACGCTATTGCCCATCTCTACCAGTTGATGAATGACTTCGAGCAAACGTCTAACGTCCTCAATATGCAGCCCTGTCGTTGGCTCATCAAGAATATACATCGTCTTACCGGTAGCTCGACGAGACAACTCAGAAGCCAACTTAA
The bacterium DNA segment above includes these coding regions:
- a CDS encoding excinuclease ABC subunit UvrC gives rise to the protein MTAPLHLKARLAELPSDPGVYLYRDIAGVIIYVGKASQLKRRVRSYFTKKHADIKTPILVSNIASIDWIVTGSEVEALFLEAELIKRYKPLYNVRDKDDKNFSYVRVSMQDDFPKVSIQRRPSDDGARYFGPFISTVMVREALRYLRRIFPYFSNSRLVARSALEYQIGVAPAPNISKREYRTNIRRLVMVLEGRSQKLILELERAMEKASKAQQYEQAAHLRDQYLALRALSKKMIFGAQETFDITTDQALTGLAERIGLQRLPKRLECYDISNFQGGDAVSSMVVFTNGTPHQSEYRKFKMRSRGPNDFAMMAETMRRRFSGRHTDWAMPDLIIIDGGKGQLAAATEVLDELGVRIPAIGLAKRHEEIVQRVVDMPIQKQAARARQEERIDGGFRIISLPHTSKTLQLLQRIRDEAHRFAVSYHTSVRDSRTKTSVLDTVPGVGPATRKRLIRHFGSTRALSNADEDAIAEVVGPSKAKIIKQHI
- a CDS encoding transglycosylase family protein, coding for MRKQAPKLQSRTARSRLAQPKRFKQPVLYTVLALCIIAGALLIYASFAGSIPVVGSNPDFWRPRIAGCEAGSGPTSTPNYKANNGAGHYGAYQYDVRTWRGAVGPELAAQYPLPSDAPPEVQDQAFYNTFARRGSQPWNASYYCWATPELKGTSRLPVLGPIGSLLPAATPTPTPAPNAYNIKVQGRVYIDDKLTPNVTLNTCVDGVTTKTDAGGIFRFELPAGKNYCVRVIDGLPTGAKIVKTNNNPERASEATYEHQLSDKNYYRNLWQFFTPYYTWDRASDEGFDFYYSVK
- a CDS encoding family 16 glycosylhydrolase, which gives rise to MVSKKRKNTTSTARKKIVKLSKITPFQRFNPLSYVFVGAALAIIGIVYVIYSRAAVVSNGWSLAYQEDFNGTALNTNAWSITTKSGTSHDDHHQGIYKAFNVSVHDGKLDLRSARHCLTQGEDPITSNAQWDGAVCPAGKQTVYTSGKVVSKNTWKAGRIEISAQVPSTQLGVWSALWLRNKQASWGQANYGEIDILEWYGDKPWEYTGTSIMGSNAVKSQHFLNTRKDLGLDNKNHMYVVEWSPAGIRYIFDGQEVRRTNGGDGGVLDTASDFSGISESHFRAIMTDIWELRMETEITEPEDDWHEAPDNAKPWKPINFLIDQIRVWVPADGSTNLPTVAPTSTSAPTSTSAPTSTSAPTSTSAPTSTSAPTVSPTSLSVGNFTSYTASTTSVTLNWPVATGGKTGSDIRYSLNWTTASNPSKSPDRSWTYLNTTTGDAGLPKGTSYTISGLQPGVTYKFSYKAKDLNRLVSDSGYITPLTVTTKKTTPTPTPWWKF
- a CDS encoding phage holin family protein, producing MLKRILFAWLVNFVGLWVSAQLFSGIGYGDKIGVLIIAALVFGIVNALVRPLVVLLSLPAIVLTMGIFMLFVNAAMLYVTSFFYPRFQVTKLSSAVGAVIIVWLVNYLFSSLFQREETT
- the secG gene encoding preprotein translocase subunit SecG, yielding MLGVINVIIVVSSCLLILVVLLQNQGSGLGQAYGGSSNSYRSKRGIERSLFTVTIVLGLIFAGSLITRLLLA
- a CDS encoding FAD-binding oxidoreductase, producing the protein MKNKQTFYEELRHSVTGEISTNKATREFFATDGSVFTAMPEAVFYPQNEADVAELVRLVAERAVDGEMHPITARGKGTDQGGGALGTGIMMAFPAHMNHYLSYDKNTVTVQPGMIYKDLQHLLHSHGRFLPPYPASIDFATIGGAVANNAAGEKTVKYGMTRDYVESLRVVLSNGEVIRTRRLSAKELAEKQKQTDFEGHIYRNVDYLIEENWDDIADAFPNVTKNSAGYDLWHVKGSDGSFDLGQLIVGSQGTLGIVTEVTLRHIPWSPRNHLIVGYFESMEKAAHAVEMIMSLQPSALEVVDRHLLEFLKEHDPQQIKGVIPEQMPGIVLLVQFDDIKERDQVARTKKTIKAFEHTAYDMRVATDPAEQTKLWKIRRGAAAIIWKFRGNKKALPVIEDGVVPLENMPVFIERVYALFEKYNLDIAVWGHAGNANFHLQPFMNLSAATDRKKLFELMNDFYRMVIDLGGSTCGEHNDGRLRAPYLKRLYGERLYDVFVEVKKLFDPLNILNPGVKIGVKMLDLPKQLRKEYSMKHLADSLPNNYDN